The proteins below come from a single Verrucomicrobiales bacterium genomic window:
- a CDS encoding valine--tRNA ligase, which produces MSEISKAYEPQAVEEKWYQFWLDQNCFHADAHSSKPAFSIVIPPPNVTGMLTLGHVLNNTIQDILARKARMQGYEVLWLPGTDHAGIATQTVVERTLKKQGTIKHRNDLGREKFLEKVWEWKEKHGGIIIQQLKKLGASCDWSRERFTMDEGYSKAVAGVFVDLYRKGLIYRGKRMVNWCPASQTALSDEEVEPKQQQGWMYHFKVEVAEEPGTFLTIATTRPETIPGDSAVAVNPKDPRYARFIGKHVLRPLPVEFAREQKLIPIIGDEHVDFEFGTGVLKVTPAHDKADFEIGLRHRLPVIEVIEADGTMGPLAGRDLAGLERFAARKAALEILKGLGVLEKEERHTNNVGYSQRADVPIEPRLSEQWFLKYPSLKPAREVVASGKMKFYPDRWAKVYDHWLENIQDWCISRQLWWGHQVPVWYRTVNGQQEIHCDVKPPTGEGWTQDTDVLDTWFSSWLWAYETMDAATRKKFYPTSVLVTGPDIIFFWVARMIFAGFEYMGDLPFHEVYYTGIIRDKQGRKMSKSLGNSPDPLDLIAKFGADALRFGVMRSAPLGQDILFDEQNVELGRNFANKLWNACRFRLMQGGPLEGEIDPRHLNSEDKWILLKLHAALQELEIAFKEYNFSQAAQALYRFFWSEYCDWYVEACKAVFFGTDEAKKTHKVAVMDFILSHTIRLFHPFMPFITEELWNSMGYNQDLPEGQGGRTIMNAPWPKPFDQDFLSHYGLDQCYLETVDAKFELVTQGRNLRRTANIAPNKKAKFFCKPKQGFSNHEVEVFRILLNAESFVVDENYQASKGVITTSTPVGELYLSLEGLVDVEAERSRLTKELDKIKAEIGKVQDKLANPAFTQKVPPQVLAEHQQRLLDWQSKLASTQAALDAVG; this is translated from the coding sequence ATGTCCGAGATTTCCAAAGCCTACGAGCCGCAAGCCGTCGAGGAGAAGTGGTATCAATTCTGGTTGGACCAGAACTGCTTTCATGCGGACGCCCACTCCTCCAAGCCCGCCTTCTCGATCGTCATCCCTCCGCCCAATGTCACCGGAATGCTGACGCTAGGCCATGTGCTCAACAACACCATCCAGGATATCCTCGCGCGCAAGGCCCGGATGCAAGGCTATGAGGTCCTCTGGCTTCCGGGCACCGATCATGCCGGCATTGCCACGCAGACCGTGGTGGAACGCACCCTGAAAAAACAGGGAACGATCAAACATCGGAACGATCTGGGCCGGGAGAAATTCCTCGAGAAGGTCTGGGAATGGAAGGAAAAGCACGGCGGCATCATCATCCAACAGCTGAAGAAGCTGGGTGCTTCCTGCGACTGGTCCAGAGAGCGCTTCACCATGGACGAGGGCTATTCCAAAGCCGTGGCCGGGGTGTTCGTTGACCTCTATCGCAAAGGGCTCATCTACCGCGGAAAGCGGATGGTGAACTGGTGCCCCGCTTCTCAAACCGCTCTCTCCGATGAGGAGGTTGAGCCGAAACAGCAGCAGGGTTGGATGTACCACTTCAAGGTGGAAGTTGCCGAGGAGCCCGGCACGTTCCTCACCATCGCAACCACCCGACCCGAAACCATACCGGGCGACAGCGCCGTGGCAGTCAATCCCAAGGACCCGCGCTACGCCCGCTTCATCGGCAAACACGTGCTGCGCCCCCTGCCCGTCGAATTCGCTCGCGAGCAAAAACTGATTCCGATCATCGGCGACGAACACGTCGATTTCGAGTTCGGCACGGGCGTGCTTAAAGTGACCCCGGCTCACGACAAGGCTGACTTCGAAATCGGGCTTCGCCACCGCCTGCCCGTGATCGAGGTCATCGAGGCCGACGGCACCATGGGACCGCTCGCCGGACGCGATCTCGCCGGCTTGGAACGTTTCGCCGCCCGCAAAGCCGCGCTCGAGATTCTTAAGGGCCTCGGGGTCCTCGAAAAGGAGGAGCGTCACACCAACAATGTCGGCTACAGCCAGCGCGCTGATGTTCCCATCGAACCCCGGCTTTCCGAACAGTGGTTCCTCAAATACCCCAGCCTGAAACCCGCTCGTGAAGTCGTCGCGAGCGGCAAGATGAAATTCTATCCGGATCGATGGGCCAAGGTCTATGACCACTGGCTCGAGAACATCCAGGACTGGTGCATCAGCCGTCAGCTTTGGTGGGGGCACCAGGTCCCCGTGTGGTATCGAACCGTGAATGGCCAGCAGGAGATCCATTGCGATGTGAAACCACCTACCGGCGAGGGGTGGACACAGGATACCGACGTGCTCGACACCTGGTTCAGCTCGTGGCTGTGGGCCTACGAGACGATGGATGCCGCCACTCGTAAGAAGTTTTATCCGACCAGCGTGTTGGTGACCGGACCCGACATCATCTTCTTCTGGGTGGCGCGGATGATTTTCGCCGGCTTCGAATACATGGGAGACCTTCCCTTCCACGAAGTGTATTACACCGGCATCATTCGCGACAAACAGGGCCGGAAAATGTCGAAGAGTCTCGGCAACTCCCCGGATCCGCTGGATCTGATCGCCAAGTTCGGCGCCGACGCCCTGCGATTTGGCGTCATGCGCAGCGCGCCCCTCGGGCAGGATATCCTCTTCGATGAACAGAACGTCGAACTCGGGCGGAACTTTGCCAACAAGCTATGGAATGCCTGCCGCTTCCGGCTCATGCAAGGCGGCCCCCTCGAAGGAGAGATCGACCCGCGCCATCTCAATAGCGAGGACAAATGGATCCTGCTCAAGCTCCACGCTGCCCTGCAGGAACTCGAGATCGCCTTCAAGGAATACAACTTCAGCCAGGCAGCCCAAGCCCTCTACCGCTTCTTCTGGAGCGAGTATTGCGATTGGTATGTGGAGGCCTGCAAGGCGGTGTTCTTTGGCACGGATGAGGCCAAGAAGACTCACAAAGTCGCGGTCATGGACTTCATCCTCAGTCACACCATCCGACTGTTCCACCCATTCATGCCCTTCATCACCGAAGAGCTATGGAATTCGATGGGCTACAACCAGGACCTGCCAGAGGGCCAAGGGGGTCGCACCATCATGAATGCGCCTTGGCCCAAACCCTTCGATCAGGATTTCCTCTCTCACTACGGGCTCGACCAGTGCTACCTCGAAACGGTGGACGCCAAGTTCGAACTAGTAACCCAGGGACGCAATCTCCGACGGACCGCCAACATCGCTCCTAACAAGAAAGCCAAGTTTTTCTGCAAGCCCAAGCAGGGATTCTCGAATCACGAGGTGGAGGTTTTCCGCATTCTCCTAAACGCCGAAAGCTTTGTGGTGGATGAGAACTATCAGGCCTCCAAGGGCGTGATCACCACCAGCACCCCGGTGGGAGAACTATATCTCTCACTCGAAGGTCTGGTGGATGTCGAGGCCGAGCGCAGCCGACTCACGAAGGAACTCGATAAGATCAAAGCCGAGATCGGCAAGGTCCAGGACAAGCTGGCCAACCCGGCGTTCACTCAAAAGGTACCGCCTCAAGTCCTCGCCGAACATCAGCAGCGACTATTGGACTGGCAATCGAAGCTCGCCAGCACTCAAGCGGCGCTGGATGCAGTGGGGTGA
- a CDS encoding DUF2837 family protein, giving the protein MIWLVGSRFCGTVLAQFLLVPSAALSRAFSPG; this is encoded by the coding sequence GTGATCTGGCTGGTGGGCAGTCGGTTTTGTGGAACCGTGTTGGCGCAATTCCTGTTGGTGCCGTCGGCGGCCTTATCCCGGGCTTTCAGCCCTGGATAA